The proteins below come from a single Tachysurus fulvidraco isolate hzauxx_2018 chromosome 13, HZAU_PFXX_2.0, whole genome shotgun sequence genomic window:
- the LOC113647881 gene encoding CBY1-interacting BAR domain-containing protein 2-like, with amino-acid sequence MTSSIFSRDAQLKSMELTISNTEKYMGQFCTLLASYTRKTAKLRDKADSLVQQMQEYASTEGPEFRICLKNLSEDLAMVQDYRQAEVERLETRVVSPLKAYGNIVKTKRADLKRFSVDRKREIKELQSLEKIRLKNPADRQSISQAETNVQKASSNANRSSMQMEETIMDFQRQKLCDIKMIFTEFIMVEMLFHAKALEVYTHTFNNLETMDIDKDLEFFRNQIQISAPLLENSALISSVPQYLSPTPSPLYTLTHQPSLSNSTRISEQPKKTLTRKFHRQQEIDEEEEEEEEEEEDSYDSEEDMEQPRTFRQSYSAQYATTLRQK; translated from the exons ATGACTTCTTCAATCTTCTCGAG AGACGCACAGCTGAAGAGTATGGAGTTGACCATAAGCAACACTGAGAAGTACATGGGTCAGTTCTGCACACTGCTCGCTTCGTACACGCGTAAAACCGCAAAACTGAGAGATAAAGCCGACTCGCTCGTCCAGCAGATGCAGGAATACGCCAGCACCGAAGGCCCCGAGTTCAGAATCTGCCTGAAGAACTTGTCCGAAGATTTAGCCATGGTGCAAGATTACAGACAGGCCGAA GTTGAGAGGCTGGAAACACGTGTGGTCTCCCCTTTAAAGGCTTACGGAAATATCGTGAAAACTAAACGA GCAGACTTGAAGAGGTTTAGTGTGGATCGtaaaagagagataaaagagCTGCAGAGCTTGGAAAAGATCCGTCTGAAGAAcccagcagacagacagagcatc TCGCAG GCTGAAACAAACGTGCAGAAAGCGAGCAGCAATGCCAACAGGAGCTCCATGCAAATGGAGGAAACCATCATGGACTTCCAGAGACAGAAACTTTGTGATATAAAG ATGATCTTCACCGAATTCATCATGGTGGAGATGCTGTTCCATGCCAAAGCTCTGgaagtttatacacacaccttcaACAACCTGGAAACTATGGACATTGACAAGGATCTAGAG TTTTTCAGGAATCAAATCCAGATTTCTGCTCCTCTTCTGGAAAATTCTGCTCTTATCTCCAGTGTTCCTCAATACCTGAGTCCCACTCCGTCTCCGCTCTACACGCTGACGCACCAACCGAGCCTCTCCAACTCCACCCGCATCTCGGAGCAGCCCAAAAAG ACTCTGACCAGAAAATTCCATAGACAGCAGGAGATagacgaggaggaggaagaagaggaggaggaagaggaggatagCTATGACTCGGAGGAAGACATGGAGCAGCCACGGACTTTCCGCCAATCCTATTCTGCTCAGTATGCCACAACTCTcagacagaaatga